A stretch of DNA from Gymnodinialimonas sp. 57CJ19:
CGTGCGACGCGCATCAATCGCCGCGCCTTGATCCGCAATCGCTTGGTTCAACTGGCTGCGGAGCACGCGGGTTTGGTCGCCTTCCCCTTCGCCCGCCGCGCGAAGCTCTGCGCGTAGGTCGCTGACCGTGCGCGACAGTTCCTCGGCGCGATTGGTGGCAAGGTCGCGGGCGTCGGTAGCGGCGGCCACATTGGCTTGCAGGGCATCGGCGGTGTCCGACATCTCGGCCAATTCGCTTTCCAACTCGGTCATGGCGCTTTGGGCTGCGACCAGTTGCGCGCGCAATTCCGCGTCGGTGGCGGGCGGCTCGCTCAGCGCATAGACACCGACACCCACCAGAACGAGGGCCGAGGCACCGGCAATTGCGGCCCCTTTCCAAGCGTTGCCTTGGGCGGTGGGCGCATCGGGGGCGGGCGGTGTGGCCACGGGCGCAATGATCCGCGTGGTGGCATCGGGGATCGCGGCGAGCCATGCCTGCGCATCGGCGGGACGGTCACGCAACGGGCGCGACAGGGCGCGATCCAGCAGGGACAACAGACGCGGATCATGGGCCGGGAAACGCCCGGCGAGGGGCATATAGGGGTCTTCTTCCCCGTTCGAGACTTTCTGCGCCCGCACATCCGCCGCCGCCGGGGCCACGCCTGCGATGCAATGATATAAGCTCGCCGCCAGCGAATAGAGGTCCGAGGCCGGGCCCTGATCGGTGCCGGGCACGTAGAACTCATTGGGTGAATAGCCGTCGGACACCACTCGGAACGTTCCAGCGGCCCGGCTTTGCGCCTTGGTTTCCTGCCGCGCCGCGCCGAAATCAATGATGACGGGCGTGTCGAGGGGATCAATGCGGATGTTGGCGGGTTTGATATCGCGGTGCAGCAGCCGTTCCTTGCCGCGTTCGGGCGCATCGCGGTGCAGGTAGTCCAACGCGGCCAGCAGGGCGCGGGTCAGCTCCATGATATAGGCGGGGGTCAGCAGCTCGGGCTCATGGGTGATGACATGCTGCAAATCGCGCCCCTCCACGTAATCCATCGCCATGTAGGCGGTGCCGTTTTCCTCAAACAGGGTCTGGACGTGGACGATATTGGGGTGGCGCAGGGTGGCGAGGGTGCGGGCTTCGCGCAGGAATAGGGTGCGCGCGGTCTCGAACGGCTCGGCGGTGGAGGCGCTGGCGGCGGATACCGTGAAATCGCCCGCGCGCAGGGCAAGGCCCGCGGGGAAGCACTCCTTGATGGCAACTTTACGGTCGAGGTTGTCGCGTGCCTCATAGGTAATGCCGAAACCGCCCGCTGCGATACGGCCCGTGATCCGATACATGCCCTGGCTCAGCTCTGCGCCGACGGGAAGCTCTCCGGCGGGGGCGTCGGGCAAGATCCGGGTTTTGGCGGGATCGTCGGACATGAAAAAGCTGGCCTTCGGGCGGGTTACGGGTGGGGCAGGGCCCACGCGGACCCCCGTGCGGATTGTGGCGAATCCCCGCTCAATTTGTAAACGTCAGGTTAACCTTACGCAAATGTGCGCGTGCCTCCCGGCGCGATACGTCTTCCCCTTGCGTATCGGCCCCTCCGCCCATAGAAGGAGCGCGATTTTCAAGACGATTATGCCCGCGCGTACACAAGCGCGCGCGAGAGCTGCAAAGAGGATGCCCCATGCAAATAACCGAGACCCTGGCCGAGGGCCTGAAGCGCGAATACACGATCACCGTTCCGGCGTCGGATCTGGAAACCCGCGTGAACACCAAGCTGGAAGAAGCGCGCCCCGAGGTCGAAATGAAGGGCTTCCGCAAGGGTAAAGTCCCGATGGCGCTGCTGAAAAAGCAGTTTGGCCCCCGGATCATGGGCGAAGCGATGCAGGAATCCGTGGATGAGGCCATGCAGGGCCACCTCGACGAATCCGGCGATCGCCCCGCGATGCAGCCCGAAGTTAAAATGACCAACGAAGACTGGAAAGAAGGCGACGATATCGTTGTTTCCATGTCCTACGAAAAACTGCCCGAAATCCCTGACGTGGATTACAAGGCGATCAAGCTGG
This window harbors:
- a CDS encoding protein kinase, whose translation is MSDDPAKTRILPDAPAGELPVGAELSQGMYRITGRIAAGGFGITYEARDNLDRKVAIKECFPAGLALRAGDFTVSAASASTAEPFETARTLFLREARTLATLRHPNIVHVQTLFEENGTAYMAMDYVEGRDLQHVITHEPELLTPAYIMELTRALLAALDYLHRDAPERGKERLLHRDIKPANIRIDPLDTPVIIDFGAARQETKAQSRAAGTFRVVSDGYSPNEFYVPGTDQGPASDLYSLAASLYHCIAGVAPAAADVRAQKVSNGEEDPYMPLAGRFPAHDPRLLSLLDRALSRPLRDRPADAQAWLAAIPDATTRIIAPVATPPAPDAPTAQGNAWKGAAIAGASALVLVGVGVYALSEPPATDAELRAQLVAAQSAMTELESELAEMSDTADALQANVAAATDARDLATNRAEELSRTVSDLRAELRAAGEGEGDQTRVLRSQLNQAIADQGAAIDARRTLEAQIMDLEAQIETLGTQATDPSALTAALAAQEAADRAATRAQADLQRMAEDLATAEAEADRLTLALREAEATIDLMAANATVPNPGPNPGPATDPATTCPVPGVSGEELRFTGTDIYSPQTLHTQAGGTIDLNACADLPFNAAGLVHETPNYTLFLSEMAQFRRVEMQVVSVCDTTLLVAGNDRVWQFDNDSNGGILPMLNLTGAAAIDGRVDIWIGTADGSTCTADLELETWLN